The following coding sequences are from one Paenibacillus sp. JDR-2 window:
- the mmsB gene encoding multiple monosaccharide ABC transporter permease produces the protein METALKLIRSNIRQYGMFIALILIMLLFQFLSDGILLKPLNITNLILQNSYILILAIGMLLVIITGHIDLSVGSVAAFVGAVSAIMMVKHGMSFPVAMVLSLVFGAIVGAWQGFWVAYVRIPSFIVTLAGMLLFRGLTMLVLDGKSVAPFPQGFRSISTGFLPDIPGNWDIHLLTVLIGIILSVLYIFMEWRGRLVQKRYKLELLPIPFFLIKLAAIVIITNLFTYVLASYKGLPNILIMLFVLIALYTFVMRKTVMGRHIYALGGNEKAARLSGVKTKKMTFWVFVNMGVLAALAGLVFAARLNAATPKAGVNFELDAIAAVFIGGASATGGVGTVIGAIVGGLVMGVMNNGMSLVGLGIDYQQGIKGLVLLLAVAFDLYNKNKSA, from the coding sequence ATGGAAACCGCTCTGAAATTAATACGCAGCAATATCCGGCAATACGGCATGTTTATTGCCTTGATTTTAATCATGCTGCTCTTTCAGTTTCTATCCGACGGCATTCTGCTGAAGCCGCTTAATATTACGAACCTTATTTTGCAGAACAGCTATATTCTTATTCTGGCCATTGGCATGCTGCTCGTTATAATAACCGGACATATTGATCTTTCCGTCGGCTCCGTTGCGGCATTTGTCGGTGCGGTGTCGGCCATCATGATGGTCAAACACGGGATGTCCTTCCCGGTGGCGATGGTGCTGTCGCTAGTGTTTGGCGCTATCGTTGGCGCTTGGCAGGGCTTCTGGGTTGCTTACGTACGGATTCCTTCCTTTATCGTCACGCTGGCTGGGATGTTATTATTCCGCGGCCTCACGATGCTGGTGCTGGACGGCAAGTCGGTTGCTCCGTTCCCTCAAGGCTTCCGTTCCATAAGCACGGGATTCCTGCCGGACATTCCGGGTAACTGGGACATTCATCTGCTTACGGTGTTGATCGGTATCATACTGTCGGTGTTGTACATCTTTATGGAGTGGCGCGGACGTCTAGTCCAGAAAAGATACAAGCTTGAGCTGCTGCCGATCCCGTTCTTCCTAATCAAGCTGGCGGCAATCGTGATTATTACAAACCTGTTTACGTACGTGCTTGCTTCCTACAAAGGTCTTCCGAACATTCTCATCATGCTGTTTGTTCTGATTGCCTTGTACACCTTCGTGATGCGAAAAACGGTTATGGGCCGTCATATCTATGCGCTTGGAGGCAATGAAAAGGCAGCAAGATTGTCAGGGGTGAAGACGAAAAAGATGACCTTCTGGGTCTTCGTTAATATGGGCGTGCTTGCCGCCCTTGCGGGTCTTGTGTTTGCGGCAAGGCTGAACGCGGCTACTCCAAAGGCAGGGGTGAACTTCGAGCTGGATGCCATCGCGGCTGTCTTTATCGGCGGCGCTTCGGCAACGGGCGGAGTGGGTACGGTAATCGGAGCGATCGTTGGCGGTCTCGTTATGGGCGTCATGAATAACGGGATGTCGCTGGTTGGTCTAGGCATCGATTATCAGCAGGGCATCAAGGGTCTGGTTCTGCTGCTCGCGGTTGCTTTCGACCTCTATAACAAAAACAAATCTGCTTAA
- a CDS encoding response regulator — MTRTWKVLIADDESIIREGIRSSIPWEDLQLEVVGEAEDGEEALELAVEKQANILLVDLSMPIMNGLTLISHLRQQLPKCKIVIITGHDEFNYAYEAIKLEVDDYILKPVNPDMLGEVLARVVQKLEETTVNEELLQMASKQIDKNFALLRERFCLEWIKGELGEAEIREQLSFLRMPGEEPDYVGVIRWPEQSKGKAFFSEKDRQLLLFAIENIMEEHLEPFTSVHFRDKVGLIVVLIWGKPQESVFRQIEADVAGYLKIEIVASYQHSSSGDVPSLYAEARASVNRETKLSPFVRRTKEIISDRFEDRDLSLEGIAGELNVSAVYLSRIFKQEMGTSFISMLTAARMKEAIRLLNETDQAIHEIAEKTGYESQHYFSTAFKKTTGLPPNQYRKRN, encoded by the coding sequence ATGACGCGCACATGGAAGGTGTTAATCGCGGATGATGAGTCCATTATCCGGGAAGGAATCCGCAGCTCTATACCATGGGAGGATCTGCAGCTGGAGGTCGTTGGGGAAGCCGAAGACGGAGAGGAAGCGCTGGAGCTGGCCGTGGAAAAGCAGGCGAATATTCTGCTCGTCGATCTCAGCATGCCTATTATGAACGGCCTCACCTTGATCAGCCACCTTCGCCAGCAGCTTCCCAAATGCAAGATTGTCATTATTACCGGCCATGATGAATTTAATTATGCTTATGAAGCAATCAAGCTGGAGGTTGACGATTATATTCTGAAGCCGGTTAATCCCGATATGCTGGGAGAAGTGCTGGCGAGAGTTGTCCAGAAGCTGGAGGAAACTACCGTTAACGAAGAGCTTCTGCAGATGGCTTCCAAGCAGATCGATAAGAACTTCGCGCTGCTCAGGGAAAGATTTTGCCTCGAATGGATTAAGGGAGAGCTCGGAGAAGCGGAGATTCGCGAGCAGCTTTCGTTCCTTCGGATGCCGGGCGAGGAGCCGGACTATGTGGGCGTCATCCGGTGGCCGGAGCAGTCGAAGGGCAAGGCGTTTTTCTCCGAGAAGGACCGCCAGCTTCTATTGTTTGCCATCGAGAACATTATGGAAGAGCACCTTGAGCCGTTTACTTCCGTTCATTTCCGGGATAAAGTAGGATTAATTGTTGTTCTGATCTGGGGCAAACCGCAGGAGTCGGTCTTTAGGCAGATTGAGGCGGATGTGGCGGGCTATTTGAAGATTGAGATTGTGGCCAGCTACCAGCACAGCTCATCAGGAGATGTACCCTCGCTTTATGCGGAGGCACGGGCTTCCGTTAACCGGGAGACGAAGCTCAGCCCTTTTGTCCGGCGGACGAAAGAGATTATCTCCGACCGGTTTGAAGACCGGGACTTGTCGCTTGAGGGGATTGCGGGCGAGCTGAACGTGTCGGCCGTATATCTGAGCCGTATTTTTAAACAAGAGATGGGGACATCGTTTATCAGCATGCTGACAGCCGCCCGGATGAAGGAAGCGATTCGGCTGCTGAACGAGACGGATCAAGCCATACATGAGATCGCCGAGAAGACGGGTTATGAATCGCAGCATTATTTCAGTACGGCATTTAAGAAAACGACGGGGCTGCCCCCGAATCAATATCGTAAACGGAATTAG
- the mmsA gene encoding multiple monosaccharide ABC transporter ATP-binding protein has translation MTDILLEMRGITKTFPGVKALENVNLKVKEGEIHALMGENGAGKSTLMKVLSGVYPFGSYEGDILFKGKACEFKDIGSSEQLGIVIIHQELALIPQLSVAENIFLGNEQASRGIINWNETVVKTRELLKTVGLSESPNTLAGTMGVGKQQLVEIAKALSKEVKLLILDEPTAALNEEDSENLLNLMLAFKEQGLTSIIISHKLNEIMKVADSITILRDGQTIETLRVREDQITEDRIIKGMVGRDLTHRYPEREPNIGDILFEVKDWNVYHPQQSDRKVIDEVSFHINRGEIVGIAGLMGAGRTELAMSIFGQSYGKKISGQLFKDGREIRLPDISKAIDEGIAYVTEDRKEYGLILMDDIKRNTTLANLWGISKWFVVDDYKEITEAEGFRKKLNIKTPSVHQKTGNLSGGNQQKVVLSKWIFTGPDLLILDEPTRGIDVGAKYEIYTIINQLAEQGKGILMISSELPELLGMCDRIYVMNEGRFTGEVPRAEASQETLMKYMTKSRR, from the coding sequence TTGACTGATATCCTGCTCGAAATGCGGGGAATCACCAAAACCTTTCCGGGCGTAAAGGCGCTGGAGAACGTTAACTTAAAGGTAAAAGAAGGCGAAATACACGCGCTTATGGGAGAGAACGGCGCGGGCAAATCGACGCTCATGAAAGTACTCTCCGGCGTATATCCGTTTGGATCCTATGAAGGCGACATTTTATTCAAGGGCAAAGCCTGCGAATTTAAAGATATCGGAAGCAGCGAGCAGCTTGGCATCGTCATCATCCACCAGGAGCTTGCGCTTATTCCGCAGCTGTCCGTGGCTGAAAATATTTTCCTCGGCAACGAGCAGGCAAGCCGCGGCATTATCAACTGGAACGAGACGGTGGTGAAGACGCGCGAGCTGCTCAAAACGGTAGGCTTGTCCGAATCCCCGAACACGCTTGCAGGAACGATGGGAGTAGGCAAGCAGCAGCTTGTCGAGATTGCGAAAGCTTTATCGAAGGAAGTAAAGCTGCTTATCCTGGACGAACCAACCGCAGCGCTAAACGAAGAGGACAGCGAAAATCTGCTGAATTTGATGCTGGCGTTCAAGGAGCAGGGGCTGACGTCCATTATCATCTCCCACAAGCTTAACGAAATTATGAAGGTAGCCGACTCCATTACGATTCTGCGCGACGGCCAGACGATCGAGACGCTGCGGGTTCGGGAGGATCAAATTACCGAGGACCGGATTATTAAAGGAATGGTTGGACGCGATCTGACGCATCGTTATCCGGAGCGGGAGCCGAATATCGGAGATATCCTGTTTGAGGTCAAAGACTGGAACGTCTACCATCCGCAGCAATCGGACCGGAAAGTGATCGACGAAGTCAGCTTCCATATTAACCGCGGCGAGATTGTTGGCATTGCGGGGCTGATGGGGGCGGGACGGACGGAGCTTGCGATGAGTATATTCGGTCAATCCTACGGAAAAAAAATCAGCGGCCAGCTGTTCAAGGACGGCCGGGAAATCCGTCTGCCCGACATCAGCAAAGCGATCGACGAGGGTATTGCTTACGTAACCGAGGACCGCAAGGAATACGGGCTTATCCTGATGGACGATATCAAACGCAATACAACGCTTGCCAACCTATGGGGTATTTCCAAATGGTTTGTGGTGGACGATTACAAAGAGATAACCGAGGCGGAAGGCTTCCGCAAGAAGCTGAACATCAAGACGCCAAGCGTCCATCAGAAAACCGGCAACCTGAGCGGAGGAAACCAACAGAAGGTTGTGCTAAGCAAGTGGATTTTTACCGGTCCGGACCTCCTTATTCTCGATGAACCAACCCGGGGCATTGACGTAGGGGCGAAATACGAGATTTACACCATTATCAATCAGCTGGCTGAACAAGGGAAAGGGATTTTGATGATCTCCTCGGAGCTGCCGGAGCTGCTCGGGATGTGCGACCGGATTTACGTCATGAACGAAGGACGTTTTACCGGGGAAGTGCCAAGAGCCGAAGCCAGCCAGGAAACGCTTATGAAGTATATGACGAAAAGCAGGAGGTAG
- a CDS encoding helix-turn-helix transcriptional regulator, with product MSNMHRIGWFDQQVRAGLYPNSSLLAKQFEISKRQAARDIEYMEMSLRAPLKYVAKYRGYCYEDEAFVLPHLYLSEEEQKILKYLALRYRHYNYDNAESVKRVADLLSRFEASDQLDGLKLPIFDANPRTIQAMELLSQAIAGKKSVHLLYKDEEGERQLLVSPIRFVSRYHADYVAVYNGGDERPVLLRLDGILQISIAVAASECETKKNEFDYLEQGSKPARAPYLAKIKLSSPLSGNSWRGFTIQTQEELIYTIAFYDTDSFLQHLLITEWEELIAPRWLKKKLQNKCEQIAQRLDTTTEFS from the coding sequence ATGAGCAATATGCATCGCATTGGATGGTTCGATCAACAAGTACGTGCGGGACTTTATCCGAATAGCAGCCTTCTAGCTAAACAATTCGAGATTTCCAAGAGACAAGCGGCCAGGGATATTGAGTATATGGAAATGTCCCTTCGCGCTCCACTCAAATACGTGGCGAAGTATCGGGGCTATTGCTACGAGGATGAGGCGTTTGTTCTGCCGCATCTGTATTTGTCGGAAGAAGAGCAGAAAATATTGAAATATCTTGCGCTTCGATACCGGCACTACAATTATGACAACGCCGAGTCCGTAAAGCGCGTGGCCGATCTGTTGAGCAGGTTTGAGGCTTCCGATCAACTGGACGGACTCAAGCTTCCGATATTCGATGCCAATCCGCGGACGATTCAAGCGATGGAGCTGCTTTCCCAGGCTATCGCGGGTAAGAAGTCCGTTCACCTGCTATACAAGGATGAAGAAGGCGAGCGTCAATTGCTAGTAAGCCCAATCCGCTTCGTTTCCCGCTATCATGCGGATTATGTTGCCGTGTATAACGGGGGGGATGAACGTCCGGTTCTTCTTAGACTGGACGGGATCTTGCAGATTTCCATAGCGGTTGCGGCATCCGAATGCGAGACCAAGAAGAATGAATTCGACTACTTGGAACAAGGCAGCAAGCCGGCCCGCGCTCCATATCTGGCGAAGATTAAACTAAGCTCCCCTTTGAGCGGCAATAGCTGGAGGGGTTTTACTATACAAACGCAAGAAGAGCTTATTTATACCATTGCTTTTTATGATACGGACAGCTTTCTTCAGCATTTGCTTATTACCGAATGGGAAGAGCTGATTGCTCCGAGATGGCTTAAAAAAAAGCTGCAAAATAAGTGTGAGCAGATCGCACAGCGATTAGACACAACGACGGAATTCAGTTAG
- a CDS encoding cache domain-containing sensor histidine kinase — MVFKQLQKSFQLNNWSIRYKLILHFLLISILPSLVIGLLMGWIVNGIVEKQVNGHTMQLIDNVNKSLDYYAGNIQNISYFISMNPDIQAFLSEGKEAIDDDHEEYRMSKFLQGFTSLYSEVAGIIVVRPNGDYFSNEMYARTNDSLAKESWYQEAVEAKGIFKIIGHPANRNVTTHSNYKDSEVVSVVRAIQDPDTQKTLGVVLIDLKLRVIAETVRDVRLGKSGYLMVIDDKGESIYAPKNSKIGSLGVALPGRQVSGMFAQTVGGQKLQFIYQKSSFTNWTTVGVFAVQDSVQEIKDINLYLVTFVFIVCMLGIAASYYLSHSISRPISQLASFMRKVEEGNMSIRIPEEREDEIGLLGRSFNKMLSQMTRLISQVWAEQRLKREAELRSLQAHIQPHFLYNTLDTIQWLARKDGAKEATEMVEALSKLFRIGLSKGQEMIPLTDEIEHIRSYLKIQQTRYKDKLNYNIEVDGSCDDLFVLKLILQPLVENAIYHGIKERRGPGMITIRAIISEEILELVIQDDGAGMTEARLEALRAVLQAVPSVHEANAAQRAAEERQQGQGQAASYGLRNVQERIRLSFGETYGIAIASKEKAGTTVIIKHPIIHRKGQDTHDAHMEGVNRG; from the coding sequence ATGGTATTCAAACAGCTGCAGAAGAGCTTCCAGCTGAACAACTGGTCTATCCGATACAAGCTGATTCTTCATTTCTTGCTGATCAGCATTTTGCCTTCCCTTGTTATTGGATTATTAATGGGGTGGATCGTTAACGGCATTGTCGAGAAGCAGGTTAACGGCCATACGATGCAGCTTATCGACAACGTAAACAAGTCGCTGGATTATTACGCGGGCAATATTCAGAATATCTCCTATTTCATATCGATGAATCCGGATATTCAGGCTTTCTTGAGCGAGGGGAAGGAGGCCATTGACGATGACCATGAGGAATACCGCATGTCCAAATTCCTGCAGGGCTTTACCTCGCTCTACTCGGAGGTTGCGGGAATTATCGTTGTGCGGCCCAACGGCGATTATTTCAGCAACGAGATGTATGCCCGGACGAACGATAGTCTAGCAAAAGAGAGCTGGTATCAGGAGGCTGTTGAGGCGAAAGGGATCTTCAAAATTATCGGCCATCCGGCCAACCGGAACGTGACGACCCATTCCAATTACAAGGACAGCGAGGTCGTCTCGGTTGTCCGCGCCATTCAGGATCCGGATACGCAGAAGACGTTAGGGGTTGTCCTTATTGATCTTAAGCTGAGGGTAATCGCGGAGACGGTTCGGGATGTTAGGCTTGGAAAATCCGGCTACTTGATGGTGATCGACGATAAGGGCGAGAGCATTTACGCGCCGAAAAACTCCAAGATCGGAAGTCTAGGCGTTGCTCTGCCCGGCCGGCAGGTATCCGGCATGTTCGCTCAAACGGTAGGGGGCCAGAAGCTGCAGTTTATTTATCAGAAATCCTCCTTCACCAATTGGACGACCGTTGGGGTCTTTGCCGTTCAGGACAGCGTGCAGGAGATTAAGGATATTAACCTCTATCTCGTTACCTTCGTGTTTATCGTGTGCATGCTTGGCATTGCCGCCTCGTATTACCTGTCCCATTCGATCTCCCGGCCGATCTCGCAGCTGGCCTCCTTCATGCGCAAGGTTGAGGAGGGCAATATGAGCATTCGCATTCCGGAGGAGCGGGAGGATGAGATTGGCCTGCTTGGCCGCAGCTTTAACAAGATGCTGTCGCAGATGACCCGGCTGATCTCGCAAGTGTGGGCGGAGCAGCGGCTCAAGCGGGAGGCGGAGCTCCGCAGCCTGCAGGCCCATATTCAGCCGCATTTTCTGTACAATACGCTGGATACGATCCAGTGGCTGGCCCGCAAGGACGGCGCGAAGGAAGCAACGGAGATGGTGGAGGCCTTGTCCAAGCTGTTCCGGATCGGGCTAAGCAAAGGCCAGGAGATGATACCGCTCACCGATGAGATCGAGCATATCCGGAGCTATTTGAAAATCCAGCAAACCCGCTATAAGGATAAGCTGAACTATAACATTGAAGTAGACGGAAGCTGCGACGACTTGTTCGTGCTGAAGCTTATTCTTCAGCCGCTTGTCGAGAACGCGATCTATCACGGCATTAAGGAACGCCGCGGGCCGGGGATGATAACGATCCGCGCCATTATTAGCGAAGAGATATTGGAACTGGTTATTCAAGATGACGGAGCGGGGATGACGGAAGCAAGACTCGAAGCGCTGCGCGCCGTGCTTCAGGCGGTGCCTTCGGTTCATGAAGCAAATGCGGCGCAGAGGGCAGCGGAAGAACGTCAGCAAGGACAGGGGCAAGCGGCCAGCTACGGACTGAGGAACGTGCAGGAGCGGATCCGGTTAAGCTTTGGCGAGACCTATGGCATTGCGATAGCGAGCAAAGAGAAAGCCGGAACAACGGTAATCATTAAGCATCCTATTATTCATCGGAAGGGGCAGGATACGCATGACGCGCACATGGAAGGTGTTAATCGCGGATGA
- a CDS encoding substrate-binding domain-containing protein, which yields MKKLLLVYIVLIGTLMAYLYMVFVKEDNSGLLDEPEGLHGTLDEKYVMVNFLAGIDYWKNGLKGFEDAAEALGVSVEYRGSTQYDVQEEMMVLEQVIARSPAGIAVSAIDSEALNPAINKAVEAGIPVVMFDADAPRSKAYSYIGTNNYNAGVTAARKMAELTGGTGKVGVITLPNQLNHQERTRGFEETLEKEFPDLQLVGIADGKGDQMISEQKVRDLLSKFTDLSGIFVTEANGGVGAGNAILRLNKLDQVKIISFDTDKGTLDMVKSGTISATLAQGTWNMGYWSLMQLFHLRNHIVNPMSDNGDSSIPPLPTNIDTGITVVTPGDVDQFYAK from the coding sequence GTGAAGAAGCTGTTGCTCGTCTATATCGTGCTGATTGGGACGCTGATGGCCTATTTGTATATGGTATTTGTCAAGGAAGACAATAGCGGACTGCTGGATGAGCCCGAGGGGCTGCACGGTACGCTGGACGAGAAGTATGTGATGGTGAATTTTCTGGCCGGTATCGACTATTGGAAAAACGGGCTGAAAGGCTTCGAGGACGCGGCGGAAGCGCTTGGCGTATCGGTGGAATACCGGGGCTCGACGCAATACGACGTGCAGGAGGAAATGATGGTGCTCGAGCAGGTTATCGCGCGGAGTCCCGCTGGAATAGCCGTAAGCGCCATTGATTCCGAAGCTCTGAACCCGGCGATTAACAAAGCGGTGGAAGCGGGCATTCCCGTTGTGATGTTCGACGCGGACGCGCCTCGCAGCAAAGCCTATTCCTATATAGGAACCAATAACTATAATGCAGGAGTAACGGCAGCCCGGAAAATGGCCGAGCTGACGGGCGGAACCGGCAAGGTTGGCGTCATTACGCTGCCTAATCAATTGAACCACCAGGAGAGAACAAGGGGCTTTGAGGAGACGCTGGAGAAGGAATTCCCCGATCTACAGCTGGTTGGGATTGCCGACGGCAAAGGCGATCAGATGATATCGGAGCAGAAGGTACGCGATCTGCTGAGCAAGTTCACGGATCTAAGCGGTATTTTCGTAACGGAAGCAAACGGAGGGGTCGGCGCGGGGAATGCCATTCTGCGGTTAAACAAGCTGGATCAGGTAAAGATCATCAGCTTTGACACGGATAAAGGGACGCTTGATATGGTTAAGAGCGGCACGATCTCGGCGACTCTGGCGCAGGGGACGTGGAACATGGGGTATTGGTCGCTTATGCAGCTGTTCCATCTCCGCAACCATATCGTGAATCCGATGTCGGATAACGGGGATTCCAGCATCCCGCCGCTGCCGACAAACATCGATACGGGCATTACGGTAGTGACTCCGGGTGACGTAGACCAGTTTTATGCCAAGTAA
- the chvE gene encoding multiple monosaccharide ABC transporter substrate-binding protein has product MKKMLSIFVLTALIVVLAACGANSSSKDNGNNGGEKAANNTSGANSTESTNAGTTTEKGKIGISMPTKSSERWVGDGANMKKEFEALGYTVDLQYAEDVIENQVSQIENMITKGVKVLVIAAIDGESLTDVLQKAADQNIQVIAYDRLIKNTEHVSYYATFDNFKVGVLQASYLEDKLGLKDGKGPFNIELFAGSPDDNNAYFFFDGAMSVLQPYIDSGKLVVKSGQTKMEQVATLRWDGATAQSRMDNLLSANYASDTVNAVLSPYDGISIGIISSLKGVGYGTADKPMPIITGQDAEVASVKSIIAGEQTSTIFKDTRELAKVAVSMAQAVIEGKEAQVNDTKTYNNGVKVVPSFLLEPVSVDSANYKQVLVDSGYYTEDELK; this is encoded by the coding sequence ATGAAAAAGATGTTATCGATCTTCGTGTTAACCGCATTAATCGTTGTCCTTGCCGCTTGCGGCGCGAACAGCAGCAGTAAAGACAACGGCAACAACGGCGGCGAAAAGGCAGCGAACAACACATCCGGCGCAAACAGCACGGAAAGCACAAACGCAGGCACAACCACAGAAAAAGGCAAAATCGGCATCTCCATGCCGACCAAATCGTCGGAGCGCTGGGTGGGCGACGGCGCCAATATGAAGAAGGAATTCGAAGCGCTTGGTTATACGGTAGACCTTCAGTATGCGGAGGATGTAATCGAGAACCAGGTTTCCCAAATCGAGAACATGATCACGAAGGGCGTTAAAGTGCTCGTTATTGCCGCAATCGACGGCGAGTCCCTGACGGACGTGCTGCAAAAAGCAGCGGACCAGAACATTCAAGTGATCGCTTATGACCGTCTGATCAAAAATACCGAGCATGTCAGCTACTACGCAACCTTCGATAACTTCAAAGTAGGTGTGCTGCAAGCCTCCTACCTCGAAGATAAGCTTGGCCTGAAGGACGGCAAAGGGCCGTTTAACATTGAACTGTTCGCCGGTTCCCCGGACGATAACAATGCTTACTTCTTCTTTGACGGCGCGATGTCGGTTCTCCAGCCTTACATCGACAGCGGCAAGCTGGTCGTGAAGAGCGGCCAGACGAAAATGGAGCAGGTCGCAACCCTCCGTTGGGACGGTGCAACCGCGCAATCCCGGATGGATAACCTGCTAAGCGCGAACTATGCAAGCGACACGGTTAACGCCGTATTGTCTCCGTATGACGGTATCAGTATCGGCATTATCTCCTCCCTGAAAGGGGTAGGCTACGGCACGGCGGATAAGCCAATGCCAATCATAACAGGCCAGGATGCCGAGGTTGCTTCGGTGAAATCCATCATTGCCGGTGAGCAGACCTCCACGATCTTCAAGGATACCCGCGAGCTTGCGAAGGTAGCGGTCAGCATGGCCCAAGCGGTGATCGAAGGCAAAGAAGCGCAAGTGAACGACACGAAAACGTACAACAACGGCGTGAAGGTCGTTCCTTCCTTCCTGCTGGAGCCGGTATCGGTAGACAGCGCCAACTACAAGCAAGTACTGGTCGATTCGGGCTATTACACCGAAGATGAACTGAAATAA
- a CDS encoding helix-turn-helix domain-containing protein: protein MFLKKQLVRKLGKTYTYYRIVTSYVDEQGRRKHRTEKYLGALSEEEAERIRQELQTRKAYRPALPADQSEMTYTFQSIHKFTYAPRAPKEWNVTDTDMVLLVREGAADIHTHARKYSLQAGMALYAPAGCGMHIINGSEQPLVMDRITFLALTPLASGSWTYSRGQAPLQEEGIIHLAAPGRLFGLADELSEAVSSSGPHKTIRASLAFYQWLAALVKLEPTSQHTDAGDWMESSLDYIRDHYWEDLTRDRLASMYGVSPEHFSRLFKRETGYSFTDYLCRIRIRRAQELLQLHPQKMMNEIAFLTGFHSEHYFSRKFKQIIGAAPSVYRSLPKSYAALSAYMTASMLTLGALPTLGVLEPWMKEQFSGSLTMTLVDTPITADPETLDKLASVKPDLILIDKPQKQEELLRAAGPVCVIPDIDEDWRPPLLFLANAISRTSEANAWMAGFERRVAEARQLLAPLLARNETVAIFKIVSDKLYAYGKSTSMGGLLLYTELGLTPPAIVCEQLIRHELPNKEVSSQELSSFAADHIFLFDYRSVWYPDKPASLQSSAWQQLEAVRRGRVYTPNPDIFYGYDPLSLERQLEEALRLLTSQKV from the coding sequence ATGTTTTTGAAAAAACAGCTTGTCCGTAAGCTTGGCAAAACGTATACCTATTACCGGATTGTCACCTCCTATGTCGATGAGCAAGGACGCAGGAAGCATCGGACCGAGAAATATTTAGGCGCGTTAAGCGAAGAAGAAGCCGAACGAATCCGCCAGGAGCTGCAGACCCGGAAGGCTTACCGCCCGGCGCTTCCTGCGGATCAGTCCGAAATGACCTACACTTTTCAGTCCATCCACAAGTTCACCTACGCGCCGCGCGCGCCAAAGGAATGGAACGTAACGGACACGGATATGGTCCTGCTTGTCCGGGAAGGAGCGGCAGACATTCATACCCATGCGCGAAAATACAGTCTGCAGGCAGGCATGGCGCTTTACGCTCCAGCCGGCTGCGGCATGCACATTATTAACGGATCCGAGCAGCCGCTAGTCATGGACCGGATTACCTTTCTTGCGCTTACTCCGCTTGCTTCCGGCAGCTGGACTTACTCGCGTGGTCAAGCCCCGCTCCAGGAAGAAGGGATTATCCATCTCGCTGCCCCTGGACGCTTATTCGGCTTAGCCGATGAATTATCCGAAGCCGTCTCTTCCTCCGGACCGCATAAAACCATTCGGGCCAGTCTTGCCTTCTACCAGTGGCTGGCCGCTTTGGTAAAGCTGGAGCCCACTTCGCAGCATACGGATGCGGGAGACTGGATGGAATCATCCTTAGACTATATCCGGGATCACTATTGGGAGGATCTGACGAGAGACCGGCTTGCCTCCATGTATGGGGTTAGTCCCGAGCATTTCTCCCGCTTATTCAAGCGGGAAACGGGTTACAGCTTTACCGATTACTTATGCCGGATAAGAATCCGCAGAGCACAGGAACTCCTGCAACTGCATCCTCAGAAAATGATGAACGAGATTGCTTTTCTGACGGGCTTCCACAGCGAGCATTACTTCAGCCGCAAGTTCAAACAGATTATTGGGGCAGCCCCTTCGGTATACCGCTCACTTCCGAAGAGCTATGCCGCTTTATCCGCCTACATGACCGCATCCATGCTGACGCTAGGCGCGTTGCCGACGCTGGGTGTTCTGGAGCCTTGGATGAAGGAGCAATTCAGCGGCAGCTTGACTATGACCCTTGTTGATACTCCCATTACGGCTGATCCGGAAACCCTGGACAAGCTGGCTTCGGTAAAGCCCGATCTCATTCTTATAGACAAGCCCCAGAAGCAGGAGGAGCTTCTAAGAGCTGCGGGACCTGTCTGCGTAATTCCGGATATTGACGAGGATTGGCGTCCCCCGCTGCTGTTTCTAGCGAATGCGATCAGCAGAACAAGCGAAGCAAACGCATGGATGGCCGGATTTGAACGGCGGGTGGCCGAGGCAAGGCAGCTTCTGGCCCCGCTTCTTGCGCGGAACGAGACGGTGGCGATCTTTAAAATCGTATCCGACAAGCTGTATGCATACGGAAAATCCACCAGCATGGGCGGCCTTCTCCTGTATACAGAGCTAGGGTTAACGCCGCCTGCCATCGTGTGCGAACAGCTTATCCGTCACGAGCTGCCGAACAAGGAAGTCTCTTCGCAGGAGCTGTCCAGCTTTGCCGCCGATCATATCTTTTTATTCGATTACCGTTCCGTCTGGTATCCGGATAAGCCTGCCTCTCTCCAATCCTCTGCGTGGCAGCAGCTTGAGGCTGTAAGGCGCGGCCGGGTATATACGCCAAATCCCGATATTTTCTACGGCTATGACCCGTTATCTCTGGAGCGGCAGCTGGAAGAAGCATTACGGCTTCTCACATCACAAAAAGTCTAA